In Desulfobacter hydrogenophilus, the genomic stretch GGGCATGCAGTTCAAATACATTACAAGGCCGGTTGTGGGCCTGTTGGCACTGCTTTTTTTTTCATCCTGTACAACAAAAAAACCCGTAAAGGTCGTCGATAATTCGCAGGTCTGCCAATCAAAAAAAATAGAAAAAAAAATAGAAAAAAAAAATACGGTGGTCGATGATTCGAAAATCCGCCAATTAGAACAAAAGATTGCGGAGCTGAGCCGCAAGCTGGCTGAACAGAAGCTACTTTCAAAGAAATTGCAGCAAACATTGCTCATAAAGCATAAAGAAACCGACGCCTGCCGGCAGGCCAATGAAAAACTGATCAAAGAACTCTCGCAAAGCAAGGCTAAACTGGCGACCCGGGGCAGCAAACTGGAAGCGGCCACCCTTATCGCCGAGGCCACAGCCGTCATCAGCACGGTGGAACAAAAACCTTTAAATGAGCCACAGAAAATTGTCCGGGAAAGGGCATTAGAAAACCTTAAAGAAAGTAAACATGAACTGGCAGAAGGGAACTATGAAAGTGCGTCCTACTTGTCCAGAGAGGCGATGGTAAAAGCAAAAGGCATTGATATAGGTGACGGTAGCAGCACCGCCCATCCGGCGGAAAAGGAAATCTTTTTTTCAACGCCCTTGCAGATGAAATTGTTTACAACCGGAAATCTCCGGAAAGGCCCATCCATAAATGCAGGTGTCAAAAAAATACTTCAGGAAGGACGCTGCGTTATTGCCGTCGGCCATAAACAAAATTGGGTGAAAGTCAAATTAGCAGATACTGACGAGACCGGCTGGATTCATCTATCCCTCCTTTATTAACCCCCAACGTTGGATATTTCCCGGCTCTTCCATCGTCCATTTACTGATCGTCATCAGCCTGGTAAACAACCCGATTTCGTCCCTCATCCTTGGCTCGATAGAGTGCCATATCCGCTCGACTGACGACTTTTTGCTCATCCCTGTCCTGTTTCTGAATTCTACCGATACCTACGGAAATATGGACCCGGATTTTCTGC encodes the following:
- a CDS encoding SH3 domain-containing protein, coding for MTQKTFSPGSKGMQFKYITRPVVGLLALLFFSSCTTKKPVKVVDNSQVCQSKKIEKKIEKKNTVVDDSKIRQLEQKIAELSRKLAEQKLLSKKLQQTLLIKHKETDACRQANEKLIKELSQSKAKLATRGSKLEAATLIAEATAVISTVEQKPLNEPQKIVRERALENLKESKHELAEGNYESASYLSREAMVKAKGIDIGDGSSTAHPAEKEIFFSTPLQMKLFTTGNLRKGPSINAGVKKILQEGRCVIAVGHKQNWVKVKLADTDETGWIHLSLLY